A stretch of DNA from Phycisphaerae bacterium:
TGTCGCCGCTCTGATCTGGCAACTTGACCGACGCAACGAAGACGCCGTGACAGCCCACATTGCCGCGATTCGCGCCCGCGGTGAGCCGTCGACAATCGCCGACATTCTTTCTCAGCGGCCGGATATCCCCGACGCGGACAATAGGGCGGTCGCAGTCGAGGCGGCTGGGAAGAGGCTCTCGGGCCTACGACCGCTGGGCGATGAGATTGCCTTGCTCCCCTTCCTGGGCTCGTTCGTCGCTCCCCCCACTGGAGAACTGTGCGATGCATCGGCCATCCGTGCCAGCCAGGAGTTTCTTTCACAGGCGGGAAGCGTCCTGAATGAACTGCATGTCGCGCTTCGACTCCCGCGCAGCTACTACAAGCTCCAATGGAGCACCCCGGCGATCAACATGTCGCTCTCGGGGCTGTCCGAGATAGGGACGGTCGGCAAGGGGCTGATGTTGGAAGCGTATACCGCCGCGCAGCTACAAGACAGGGACAAAGCGACGACGTGTCTGCGTGATGGAATAGGCCTCACCCATCTGATGGACGGCGAGAGTCTTCTGATTACCGCACTCGTACAAATAGCCTTAACGGCCCGATTGCAGGAAACGCTCGAACGATGCATCAACCTCTGCGGGATGGACGAGTCGGCGCTACGCGATATTCAGACCCAGTTGACACGGCATGAAACACAACCGGACATGAAAAAGGCCCTGATCGGAGAACGCGTTTTTTTCCTCGATTCAATACAGTGGATGCGCTCGACGGGAAGCAGCCCGCCGACGATGCCAATGCCCTCTTGGTGGACGGCCCTACCCGTTATTCAATCCATCGACACGGCGCTGGCCTTAGACCAATTCGAGCAACTGGTCGCCTCCACCGGACCGCCGGATTCGAGTTTGGTCAATGCGTCGATGAGGGTAGACCATGCGGTCAGCAACCTGCCTAGGTATTGTGTCGTGTCGAAGCTATTGTTTTCGAGCTTCTCTCGCCCCATGGTGCTGTTCGTTCGCAACGTAGGGCGGAATCGCGCCCTCTGCGCCGCCGTTGGGGCCGAGCGTTTCCGGCTGGCAAACGGCCGGTGGCCGGAAAGACTCGATGAGCTTGTTCCTGAGTATCTCAATGCCGTGCCCATTGACCCGATCGACGGAAATCCGATCCGCTACGCGATCATTCCCGAAGGCATCAAAACCTGGACGATCAGCGACGATGACAAGAACGAGGACAACGGCGGAGACGTAAGGCGCTTGGAGCGCCCATTGGAGCATGGGCCCACTCCGCGCCCCAAAGACCACGGCTGGGTGATCCTCAATCCGGCGATGCGGAACCGACCAGCGCAGACGACTTCGCAGCCGACGACGCGCGGTGCAGAGAAGTAGCGTCCGCCCTCTGTGGCGGACGGTGAGGTGTTCGTCGAGAGTCACTCCCGGAATTGAAATCTCGTCGGCCCCGACAGAGCGGGGGCCGCTACGGTCGCGGCTCTGATTCGGTGGCCCGTTCAAAGACTTTTTGCGTGATCTGGGCCGAGGGCGGCTCGGGCGGGGGTGGGAGGCCGTGGATGTCGACCTCAATATCGGTGAAGCCTGACCGCCGCATTCGCATGGCGTGAATGAAGAACATCAACAGCGCCGCAAGGGCATAGCCGGCCGCGATGCGATAGCCGCGATGGAAGAAGGTCCCCTCCGGTGCGGCGAGGTGCAGCGGGGTATTGTCGAATGCGGCTTCCGTCCGCTGCCAGACGAGCAGCTCGCGCGGCGTGAACTCGTGCGCCCCCGGCTCGATGCGATAGGCGTGGTGGAAGCCCAGCAGTGTTACGACCGCGGCGATCAGGCACCAGATCCCCGCCGTCTTGAACCGCCGGTCGATCAGAAACGCCGTGATCGCCGAGATGATCATCCCCGTGATGACGAAGCCGCTGTTGGCCCCGGCCAGCGCGTACACGCCGATCGGCCACCATGCGTCGGTGCGTCGCGCGGCATCCTCCAGCGCATTTCCGTGCTGCTGGATCATGGGCAGTATCCCGCCGCTCGCCCCGATTCCCTGAAGGACATGCGGCATCAGGAAGACCGCCATCATGGCCACGGCCGGGAAGAAGCCTAGGGCGACGGCCGGGTAGTGCCGCGTCGGCACGGCCTCGTAGCTTTGTGCCGCGATGATGACACCGATGTAGAGCACGATCGCCATGCCCGCCTCCATCGGGATCACGGCGAAGGTGAGCTGCCCCAGTCCCAGGATGAACACGACCGTGAAAAAGAGGCCGTTGATGATCGAATACCCGCACCGCGCCCCCAGGGCCTTCCAGCCGGGATGGCCGATGTAGATCGTCGTCGGGAAGCAGCTCCCGAACAGACCCGCCGCGATCGTCCCGACGCCGTTGACCGCCATGCACGGGCCGGTCGAGAAGCGATCGCCCGCGGCCTCGGCCGATTCAATGTTCTGCAGCGAGCCGATCGCGTTGATCAGGCCCATCGGAACGATCACGCCGAGAAACGACCAGAGCAGATCGGGATGATCGCGGAACAGATCGACGATCTCGCGGCCGAAGAAGTGCGGCTCGAGCAGCTTGTTCCAGGCGGGCTGCTGCACGAACCCGCCGATCGTCGCGCGGACGCCTTCCCACGC
This window harbors:
- a CDS encoding NCS2 family permease — protein: MASTIRYRWFVKGDLDGFFGLAVDNLVQVLVIVALCTQLCGFTDELVYHRVLPGIAVSLLIGNLYYALHARRVARRDGNPTCTALPYGINTPSVFAYILFILAPVYQRFSAELGPEQAGELAWKVGLVACIGSGVIEFLGAFIGGWVRRVTPRAALLSALAAIGVIFIASPFAFQIYERPLVAMVPLFVVLIGYFARVRFPLGMPSGLVALALGTILAWTLPLISGLGPKMMSTGDVTTAWEGVRATIGGFVQQPAWNKLLEPHFFGREIVDLFRDHPDLLWSFLGVIVPMGLINAIGSLQNIESAEAAGDRFSTGPCMAVNGVGTIAAGLFGSCFPTTIYIGHPGWKALGARCGYSIINGLFFTVVFILGLGQLTFAVIPMEAGMAIVLYIGVIIAAQSYEAVPTRHYPAVALGFFPAVAMMAVFLMPHVLQGIGASGGILPMIQQHGNALEDAARRTDAWWPIGVYALAGANSGFVITGMIISAITAFLIDRRFKTAGIWCLIAAVVTLLGFHHAYRIEPGAHEFTPRELLVWQRTEAAFDNTPLHLAAPEGTFFHRGYRIAAGYALAALLMFFIHAMRMRRSGFTDIEVDIHGLPPPPEPPSAQITQKVFERATESEPRP